The following are encoded in a window of Anoplopoma fimbria isolate UVic2021 breed Golden Eagle Sablefish chromosome 3, Afim_UVic_2022, whole genome shotgun sequence genomic DNA:
- the bcl6ab gene encoding BCL6A transcription repressor b isoform X1: MHRVSRKLLQDCDSMATPADGCIQFTRHAGDVLLNFNRLRSRNILTDVTIQLDGQQFHAHKAILVACSGFFYSVFMDPKNANLSAISLDPKVDPKGFSILLDFMYTSCLDLKDSLVLATMNTAIYLQMEHVADTCHRFIKSRHQIEEVQINSSHLAEEIPALRPVDEKEPDYRNNHMSISYPLQECRGFIPNVFRGINTSGSYHVYGDIHVPAGMLEGTHKVSDLPRGGTLSQKQCSQVPSINMVHNESTTIISHPVPSHPSSPTTIIRPAGAHESLQRSVSPMEEDSIQHPQTSCLSLSPGFSKGVICSPQSPLRSDCHPNSPTESNSSRNATMSLRQPSDCPKDAKPRNWKKYKLIVMNQSPDENEKEAHGGGAEALAMSPTLSPCRSSATGGHNEVQAEEGASTHREEILMSQSVDSCSSSTCSSISYHRCSSCGCDSPQCMEMGHISPDSYGRDDTTKLHSEYSSSSCESNLYFCNGCDSKFTEEDSLKEHMAQVHSDKPYKCDCCQAAFRYKGNLASHKTVHSGAKPYQCNICGAQFNRPANLKTHTRIHSGEKPYKCETCGSRFVQVAHLRAHVLIHTGEKPYPCEICGTHFRHLQTLKSHMRIHTGEKPYHCEKCDLHFRHKSQLRLHLRQKHGAVTNTKAQYRKTPSNIITGLLKSC, translated from the exons ATGCACAGAGTTTCGAGGAAACTTTTACaag ATTGTGACAGCATGGCCACGCCTGCAGATGGCTGCATTCAATTCACACGCCATGCAGGCGACGTCCTGCTCAACTTCAACCGCCTCCGCAGCAGGAACATCCTGACTGATGTCACCATACAGTTGGACGGACAGCAGTTTCATGCTCACAAGGCCATCTTGGTGGCCTGCAG TGGCTTCTTTTATTCTGTGTTCATGGACCCCAAGAACGCAAACCTTAGTGCCATCAGCTTAGACCCCAAAGTGGACCCCAAGGGTTTCTCTATACTGCTGGACTTCATGTACACGTCCTGTCTGGACCTGAAGGACAGTCTGGTCCTGGCCACTATGAACACAGCCATCTACCTCCAGATGGAACATGTGGCCGACACCTGCCATAGGTTCATCAAGTCCAG GCATCAGATTGAAGAGGTACAGATCAACTCATCACATCTGGCTGAGGAGATCCCTGCTTTGAGGCCTGTTGATGAGAAAGAACCTGACTATAGAAACAACCACATGTCCATATCATACCCTCTCCAGGAGTGCAGGGGCTTCATCCCTAATGTTTTCAGGGGGATCAACACCTCTGGCTCCTATCACGTCTATGGGGACATTCACGTCCCTGCTGGGATGCTGGAAGGTACTCATAAGGTCAGCGACCTCCCGAGAGGAGGGACTTTGTCCCAGAAACAATGCTCGCAGGTACCCAGCATCAACATGGTTCACAACGAGTCCACCACCATCATCTCCCACCCCGTGCCATCCCACCCCAGTTCCCCCACCACTATCATCCGACCTGCAGGGGCTCACGAGAGCCTTCAAAGGTCTGTCTCTCCCATGGAGGAAGACAGCATTCAGCATCCACAAACCAGCTGCCTGAGTTTGTCCCCAGGTTTTAGCAAAGGTGTGATCTGCAGCCCTCAGAGCCCCCTCAGATCTGACTGCCATCCCAACTCGCCCACCGAgtccaacagcagcagaaacGCCACGATGAGCCTCAGACAGCCCTCAGACTGCCCCAAAGACGCCAAGCCCCGCAACTGGAAGAAGTATAAGCTGATCGTTATGAACCAATCTCCTGATGAGAATGAAAAGGAGGCTCATGGAGGCGGTGCCGAAGCTCTAGCCATGTCCCCTACACTGAGCCCCTGTAGGAGCAGTGCAACCGGTGGACACAATGAGGTCCAGGCAGAAGAGGGAGCCAGCACTCACAGAGAAGAAATCCTCATGTCTCAGAGCGTtgacagctgcagcagcagcacctgtaGCAGCATCAG CTACCACAGATGCTCCTCCTGTGGCTGTGACAGCCCCCAGTGCATGGAAATGGGTCACATTTCTCCTGACTCATACGGCCGAGATGACACCACCAAACTACACTCAGAGTattcctcctccagctgtg AAAGCAACCTCTACTTCTGCAACGGATGTGACTCCAAGTTCACAGAAGAAGATTCCCTGAAAGAACACATGGCCCAGGTGCACAGTGACAAGCCATACAAGTGTGACTGCTGCCAGGCTGCCTTCCGCTACAAGGGCAACCTGGCCAGCCATAAGACCGTTCACAGCG GTGCAAAGCCCTACCAATGCAACATCTGCGGCGCTCAGTTCAACCGGCCAGCCAACCTCAAGACCCACACCCGCATCCACTCTGGAGAAAAGCCATATAAGTGTGAGACATGCGGTTCCAGATTTGTCCAG GTGGCCCATCTTCGCGCCCATGTATTaattcacacaggagagaagccGTACCCTTGTGAGATCTGTGGGACTCACTTCCGCCACCTTCAGACGCTTAAGAGCCACATGCGCATTCATACTGGAGAGAAGCCTTATCAT tGTGAGAAATGTGACCTCCACTTCAGACATAAGAGTCAGCTGAGGCTTCATCTGCGACAGAAACACGGCGCGGTCACTAACACCAAGGCTCAGTACCGCAAGACTCCTAGCAACATCATCACAGGCCTGTTGAAGTCCTGTTGA
- the bcl6ab gene encoding BCL6A transcription repressor b isoform X2, whose product MATPADGCIQFTRHAGDVLLNFNRLRSRNILTDVTIQLDGQQFHAHKAILVACSGFFYSVFMDPKNANLSAISLDPKVDPKGFSILLDFMYTSCLDLKDSLVLATMNTAIYLQMEHVADTCHRFIKSRHQIEEVQINSSHLAEEIPALRPVDEKEPDYRNNHMSISYPLQECRGFIPNVFRGINTSGSYHVYGDIHVPAGMLEGTHKVSDLPRGGTLSQKQCSQVPSINMVHNESTTIISHPVPSHPSSPTTIIRPAGAHESLQRSVSPMEEDSIQHPQTSCLSLSPGFSKGVICSPQSPLRSDCHPNSPTESNSSRNATMSLRQPSDCPKDAKPRNWKKYKLIVMNQSPDENEKEAHGGGAEALAMSPTLSPCRSSATGGHNEVQAEEGASTHREEILMSQSVDSCSSSTCSSISYHRCSSCGCDSPQCMEMGHISPDSYGRDDTTKLHSEYSSSSCESNLYFCNGCDSKFTEEDSLKEHMAQVHSDKPYKCDCCQAAFRYKGNLASHKTVHSGAKPYQCNICGAQFNRPANLKTHTRIHSGEKPYKCETCGSRFVQVAHLRAHVLIHTGEKPYPCEICGTHFRHLQTLKSHMRIHTGEKPYHCEKCDLHFRHKSQLRLHLRQKHGAVTNTKAQYRKTPSNIITGLLKSC is encoded by the exons ATGGCCACGCCTGCAGATGGCTGCATTCAATTCACACGCCATGCAGGCGACGTCCTGCTCAACTTCAACCGCCTCCGCAGCAGGAACATCCTGACTGATGTCACCATACAGTTGGACGGACAGCAGTTTCATGCTCACAAGGCCATCTTGGTGGCCTGCAG TGGCTTCTTTTATTCTGTGTTCATGGACCCCAAGAACGCAAACCTTAGTGCCATCAGCTTAGACCCCAAAGTGGACCCCAAGGGTTTCTCTATACTGCTGGACTTCATGTACACGTCCTGTCTGGACCTGAAGGACAGTCTGGTCCTGGCCACTATGAACACAGCCATCTACCTCCAGATGGAACATGTGGCCGACACCTGCCATAGGTTCATCAAGTCCAG GCATCAGATTGAAGAGGTACAGATCAACTCATCACATCTGGCTGAGGAGATCCCTGCTTTGAGGCCTGTTGATGAGAAAGAACCTGACTATAGAAACAACCACATGTCCATATCATACCCTCTCCAGGAGTGCAGGGGCTTCATCCCTAATGTTTTCAGGGGGATCAACACCTCTGGCTCCTATCACGTCTATGGGGACATTCACGTCCCTGCTGGGATGCTGGAAGGTACTCATAAGGTCAGCGACCTCCCGAGAGGAGGGACTTTGTCCCAGAAACAATGCTCGCAGGTACCCAGCATCAACATGGTTCACAACGAGTCCACCACCATCATCTCCCACCCCGTGCCATCCCACCCCAGTTCCCCCACCACTATCATCCGACCTGCAGGGGCTCACGAGAGCCTTCAAAGGTCTGTCTCTCCCATGGAGGAAGACAGCATTCAGCATCCACAAACCAGCTGCCTGAGTTTGTCCCCAGGTTTTAGCAAAGGTGTGATCTGCAGCCCTCAGAGCCCCCTCAGATCTGACTGCCATCCCAACTCGCCCACCGAgtccaacagcagcagaaacGCCACGATGAGCCTCAGACAGCCCTCAGACTGCCCCAAAGACGCCAAGCCCCGCAACTGGAAGAAGTATAAGCTGATCGTTATGAACCAATCTCCTGATGAGAATGAAAAGGAGGCTCATGGAGGCGGTGCCGAAGCTCTAGCCATGTCCCCTACACTGAGCCCCTGTAGGAGCAGTGCAACCGGTGGACACAATGAGGTCCAGGCAGAAGAGGGAGCCAGCACTCACAGAGAAGAAATCCTCATGTCTCAGAGCGTtgacagctgcagcagcagcacctgtaGCAGCATCAG CTACCACAGATGCTCCTCCTGTGGCTGTGACAGCCCCCAGTGCATGGAAATGGGTCACATTTCTCCTGACTCATACGGCCGAGATGACACCACCAAACTACACTCAGAGTattcctcctccagctgtg AAAGCAACCTCTACTTCTGCAACGGATGTGACTCCAAGTTCACAGAAGAAGATTCCCTGAAAGAACACATGGCCCAGGTGCACAGTGACAAGCCATACAAGTGTGACTGCTGCCAGGCTGCCTTCCGCTACAAGGGCAACCTGGCCAGCCATAAGACCGTTCACAGCG GTGCAAAGCCCTACCAATGCAACATCTGCGGCGCTCAGTTCAACCGGCCAGCCAACCTCAAGACCCACACCCGCATCCACTCTGGAGAAAAGCCATATAAGTGTGAGACATGCGGTTCCAGATTTGTCCAG GTGGCCCATCTTCGCGCCCATGTATTaattcacacaggagagaagccGTACCCTTGTGAGATCTGTGGGACTCACTTCCGCCACCTTCAGACGCTTAAGAGCCACATGCGCATTCATACTGGAGAGAAGCCTTATCAT tGTGAGAAATGTGACCTCCACTTCAGACATAAGAGTCAGCTGAGGCTTCATCTGCGACAGAAACACGGCGCGGTCACTAACACCAAGGCTCAGTACCGCAAGACTCCTAGCAACATCATCACAGGCCTGTTGAAGTCCTGTTGA